The Phragmites australis chromosome 15, lpPhrAust1.1, whole genome shotgun sequence genome window below encodes:
- the LOC133892151 gene encoding uncharacterized protein LOC133892151: MIERHNDTRWQSDDEYEDLQRPNKYSTALKNKREMIQNDIAQQAKKHYVAQKSKENNAPDDVNRLRASREFTETHNARASHFQDVVSLDKNKNTNTYKVADLETPSFCSNREGSHYQGNNTSKRAYAAKHATKQQHGTSSRLPTNSMAAGTAVFLKSLKSQSKKVAVATVQSCDPTQKFDGVAIGNQFWLVRVSIVIADDEVLVRPYKNYKFMGDALGAHIAWPANLIEKANW, translated from the exons ATGATTGAACGCCATAACGATACG AGGTGGCAAAGTGATGATGAATATGAGGATTTACAGCGGCCAAACAAATATTCTACTGCACTCAAG AACAAAAGGGAAATGATACAGAATGACATTGCACAACAAGCAAAAAAACATTATGTTGCACAAAAG AGCAAGGAAAATAATGCCCCTGATGATGTCAATAGGCTGCGAGCCTCCAGAGAATTTACTGAAACACACAAT GCCAGGGCTTCACATTTTCAAGATGTTGTTAGCTTGGACAAAAACAAGAATACTAATACCTACAAG GTTGCAGACTTGGAAACACCTTCATTTTGCTCAAATCGTGAAGGTTCTCATTACCAG GGAAATAATACCTCAAAAAGAGCCTATGCAGCCAAGCATGCTACT aaacaacAGCATGGGACAAGCTCTAGATTACCAACCAATTCAATGGCG GCCGGCACTGCAGTGTTTTTGAAGAGCTTGAAAAGTCAAAGTAAAAAAGTTGCCGTTGCTACTGTCCAAAGTTGTGATCCAACACAAAAATTTGATGGTGTTGCCATAGGAAATCAATTTTGGTTAGTTCGTGTCAGTATTGTTATAGCAGATGATGAAGTATTGGTACGGCCATATAAAAATTACAAGTTTATGGGTGATGCACTAGGAGCCCATATTGCTTGGCCTGCAAATTTG ATTGAAAAGGCAAATTGGTGA